From Leisingera sp. S132, one genomic window encodes:
- a CDS encoding amino acid synthesis family protein: MPAEIRKTLLHVEETLIEGGKAAETPLKMIAAVAVIKNPWAGQGFVEDLRPAIHDCAPGLGEKLTAMVLEAAGGGDKVEGYGKSAIVGVNGEVEHASALIHTLRFGNHFREAVGAKSYLAFTNTRGPANASLQIPLMDKNDGGRRSHYLTIQLSVADAPGPDEIVIALGASIGGRPHHRIGDRYQDLKELGHDVDNPAAV, translated from the coding sequence ATGCCCGCCGAAATCCGCAAGACGCTGCTGCATGTCGAAGAAACCCTGATCGAGGGCGGCAAGGCAGCGGAAACCCCGCTGAAAATGATTGCTGCGGTGGCGGTGATCAAAAACCCCTGGGCGGGGCAGGGCTTTGTCGAGGACCTGCGCCCGGCGATCCATGACTGCGCACCGGGGCTGGGCGAGAAGCTGACCGCGATGGTGCTGGAGGCCGCAGGCGGCGGCGACAAGGTCGAGGGCTACGGCAAATCAGCCATCGTCGGGGTGAATGGCGAGGTGGAACATGCCTCTGCCCTCATCCACACATTGCGCTTCGGCAACCATTTCCGCGAGGCGGTGGGGGCAAAGTCCTACCTCGCCTTCACCAATACCCGCGGGCCGGCCAACGCCTCGCTGCAGATCCCGCTGATGGACAAGAACGACGGCGGGCGGCGCAGCCATTACCTGACCATCCAGCTGTCGGTGGCAGATGCGCCCGGCCCGGATGAGATCGTGATCGCGCTTGGCGCCTCCATCGGCGGGCGTCCGCATCACCGGATCGGCGACCGCTATCAGGACCTGAAGGAACTGGGTCATGACGTCGACAACCCTGCTGCTGTCTGA
- a CDS encoding GntR family transcriptional regulator, translating into MTSPIMSKINHPPQTLRDIVQERMREAIISGQFAPGERLVERPLCDQLGVSRTVVRETIRYLEAEGLVEILPGKGPIVAQLTWTDARQIYDIRQMLETAAATECARNITPQLAEQLKTALQNLQEAVAAGVPTPMLRATTEFYRIIFDGAGHNVAWEIAQRLNGRISRLRAVTLSTAERQKPGPAHMQDICEAIVSGNAEAARQAIEQHLSDAKHTAERLLNET; encoded by the coding sequence ATGACCAGCCCCATCATGAGCAAAATCAACCACCCGCCGCAGACCCTGCGCGATATCGTGCAGGAGCGGATGCGCGAGGCGATCATCTCCGGCCAGTTTGCCCCCGGCGAGCGGCTGGTGGAGCGGCCCCTGTGCGATCAGCTTGGCGTCAGCCGCACCGTGGTGCGCGAAACGATCCGCTATCTGGAGGCAGAGGGGCTGGTGGAGATCCTGCCCGGAAAGGGGCCGATCGTGGCGCAGCTTACGTGGACCGACGCGCGGCAGATCTACGACATCCGCCAGATGCTGGAGACCGCTGCCGCCACCGAATGCGCCCGCAACATCACGCCGCAGCTGGCAGAGCAGCTGAAAACGGCGCTGCAGAACCTGCAGGAGGCCGTGGCGGCCGGCGTGCCCACCCCGATGCTGCGCGCCACGACAGAGTTCTACCGGATCATCTTTGACGGTGCCGGCCACAACGTCGCCTGGGAAATCGCCCAGCGACTGAACGGCCGCATCAGCCGGCTGCGGGCGGTGACGCTGTCGACGGCGGAACGCCAGAAACCCGGCCCCGCCCATATGCAGGACATCTGCGAGGCCATCGTGTCAGGAAATGCCGAAGCCGCCCGGCAGGCCATCGAACAGCATCTGAGCGATGCCAAACACACCGCCGAGCGGCTGCTGAACGAAACATAG
- the hutU gene encoding urocanate hydratase has translation MSDPRKNTRDIFPPTGPEITAKSWLTEAPMRMMMNNLHPDVAENPHELVVYGGIGRAARTWKDFDLIVETLKNLEEDQTLMVQSGKPVGVFQTHKDAPRVLIANSNLVPHWANWDHFNELDKKGLMMYGQMTAGSWIYIGTQGIVQGTYETFAEAGRQHYGGDLKGKWILTGGLGGMGGAQPLAAVFAGACCLAVECNPDSIDFRLRTNYLDEKAETLDEALEMIERWTAAGEAKSVGLLGNAAEIFPELVKRAEAGGIRPDIVTDQTSAHDPVNGYLPLGWTMGEWKERRETDKKAVEKAARASMRVQVKAMCDFHAMGVPTVDYGNNIRQMALEEGLENAFDFPGFVPAYIRPLFCKGIGPFRWCALSGDPEDIRKTDAKMKELFPENEGLHRWLDMAQERIAFQGLPARICWIGLGDRHKAGLAFNEMVRNGELSAPVVIGRDHLDSGSVASPNRETEAMMDGSDAVSDWPLLNALLNTASGATWVSLHHGGGVGMGFSQHSGVVICCDGTEDADRRIGRVLWNDPATGVMRHADAGYGIAKDCAREHGLNLPGILG, from the coding sequence ATGAGCGATCCCCGCAAGAACACCCGCGACATCTTCCCGCCCACCGGCCCGGAAATCACCGCCAAGTCCTGGCTGACTGAGGCACCGATGCGGATGATGATGAACAACCTGCACCCCGACGTCGCCGAAAACCCGCATGAGCTGGTGGTTTACGGCGGCATCGGCCGCGCCGCGCGCACCTGGAAGGATTTCGACCTGATCGTCGAGACCCTGAAGAACCTGGAGGAAGACCAGACCCTGATGGTGCAGTCCGGCAAGCCGGTTGGCGTGTTCCAGACCCACAAGGATGCGCCGCGGGTGCTGATCGCCAACTCCAACCTGGTGCCGCATTGGGCCAACTGGGACCACTTCAACGAGCTCGATAAGAAGGGCCTGATGATGTACGGCCAGATGACCGCTGGTTCGTGGATCTATATCGGCACGCAAGGGATCGTGCAGGGCACCTATGAAACCTTTGCCGAGGCCGGCCGCCAGCATTATGGCGGCGACCTCAAGGGCAAATGGATCCTGACCGGCGGCCTGGGCGGCATGGGCGGCGCGCAGCCGCTGGCAGCCGTGTTTGCCGGTGCCTGCTGCCTGGCGGTGGAGTGCAACCCCGACAGCATCGACTTCCGCCTGCGCACCAATTACCTGGACGAGAAGGCCGAAACCCTGGATGAAGCGCTGGAGATGATCGAGCGCTGGACCGCTGCGGGCGAGGCGAAATCCGTGGGCCTTCTGGGCAACGCGGCTGAGATCTTCCCGGAGCTGGTGAAGCGCGCCGAAGCAGGCGGCATCCGTCCTGATATCGTCACCGACCAGACCTCTGCCCACGACCCGGTCAACGGCTACCTGCCGCTGGGCTGGACCATGGGCGAGTGGAAAGAGCGCCGCGAAACGGACAAGAAAGCGGTGGAAAAGGCCGCCCGTGCCAGTATGCGCGTGCAGGTCAAGGCGATGTGCGATTTCCACGCGATGGGCGTTCCCACCGTCGATTACGGCAACAACATCCGCCAGATGGCGCTGGAGGAGGGGCTGGAGAACGCCTTTGACTTCCCCGGCTTTGTGCCCGCCTATATCCGCCCGCTGTTCTGCAAGGGCATCGGCCCGTTCCGCTGGTGCGCGCTGTCGGGCGATCCGGAGGACATCCGCAAGACAGACGCCAAGATGAAGGAGCTGTTCCCGGAGAACGAGGGCCTGCACCGCTGGCTGGACATGGCCCAGGAGCGCATCGCCTTCCAGGGCCTGCCGGCGCGGATCTGCTGGATCGGCCTCGGTGATCGCCACAAGGCCGGCCTCGCGTTCAACGAGATGGTCCGCAATGGCGAGCTGTCAGCGCCGGTCGTCATTGGCCGCGACCATCTGGACTCGGGGTCTGTGGCCTCGCCGAACCGCGAGACCGAGGCGATGATGGACGGCTCTGATGCTGTCTCTGACTGGCCGCTCTTGAACGCGCTCTTGAACACCGCTTCCGGCGCCACCTGGGTGTCGCTGCACCACGGCGGCGGCGTTGGCATGGGCTTCTCGCAGCATTCCGGCGTGGTGATCTGCTGCGACGGCACTGAGGACGCAGACCGCCGCATCGGCCGCGTGCTGTGGAACGACCCGGCCACTGGCGTCATGCGCCACGCGGATGCGGGGTACGGCATTGCCAAGGATTGCGCACGTGAGCACGGGCTGAACCTGCCCGGCATTCTGGGCTGA
- the hutG gene encoding N-formylglutamate deformylase, with the protein MIEVTQGSSPLVLGLPHTGTDVPAEIWECLNETGKALADTDWHIHDLYSGLAEDITTVRTPSHRYVIDVNRDPGGISLYPGQNTTTLVPLTEFDGLPIWQEGKEPGEAEIARRRDAYHAPYHAALMAELERVKASHGFAILYDCHSIRGDIPFLFEGRLPDFNVGTNMGQTCDPEIEALTVAHCVAAEGYTSTLNGRFKGGWTTRHYGRPADGLHAIQMELAQATYCQESPPWTYLPERADRLRAHLTRILIDLKNWRPSA; encoded by the coding sequence ATGATCGAAGTGACCCAAGGCAGCTCGCCGCTGGTACTAGGCTTGCCCCACACCGGCACCGATGTGCCAGCGGAAATCTGGGAGTGTCTGAACGAGACGGGCAAGGCGCTAGCGGACACAGACTGGCATATCCATGACCTCTATTCCGGGCTGGCAGAGGACATCACAACCGTCCGTACGCCAAGCCACCGCTATGTGATCGACGTGAACCGCGATCCGGGTGGTATCAGTCTCTATCCCGGGCAAAACACCACCACTCTGGTGCCGCTCACGGAATTTGACGGGCTGCCGATCTGGCAAGAGGGCAAGGAGCCGGGTGAGGCGGAAATCGCGCGCCGCCGCGATGCCTACCACGCCCCCTATCACGCGGCGCTGATGGCAGAGCTGGAGCGGGTGAAGGCGAGCCACGGTTTTGCGATCCTTTATGACTGCCACTCGATCCGCGGCGACATCCCGTTCCTGTTCGAGGGCCGCCTGCCGGATTTCAACGTGGGCACCAACATGGGACAGACCTGCGACCCTGAAATCGAGGCGCTGACCGTCGCCCATTGCGTGGCGGCGGAGGGTTATACCTCCACCCTCAACGGGCGCTTCAAAGGCGGCTGGACCACCCGCCATTACGGGCGTCCTGCGGACGGGCTGCACGCGATCCAGATGGAACTGGCGCAGGCCACATACTGCCAGGAAAGCCCGCCCTGGACCTATCTGCCGGAGCGCGCGGACCGCCTGCGCGCCCATCTCACCCGAATTCTGATTGATCTCAAAAACTGGAGGCCCTCGGCATGA
- the hutH gene encoding histidine ammonia-lyase codes for MIEMIPGTVTLSTLEDIYRNLTPARLDASARAPVEAAAQMVADAAAGEEAVYGINTGFGKLASTKIAPADTATLQRNLILSHCCGVGEALPEDKTRLMMTLKLLSMGRGASGVRWLVIDQIEQMLARGVVPVIPSQGSVGASGDLAPLAHMAAAMIGAGEATFEGTRMSSLEALKKAGLEPIVLGPKEGLGLINGTQFSTACALAGLFDAWRMAEASMAIAALTTDAIMGSTAPLVADIHSLRGHAGQIDVAREMRAIMDGSEIRESHREDDTRVQDPYCIRCQPQVVGAALDVLRMAAKTLEIEANAVTDNPLVLVNEGRIVSGGNFHAEYVGFAADQIALAVAEIGAIAQRRVALMVDPTLSHDLPPFLTPDPGLNSGFMIAEVTTAALMSENKHLANPCVTDSTPTSANQEDHVSMAAHGALRLGRMNANLSVILGVEMLCAAQGVEARAPLQTSARLQDVLAMLRADIPALAEDRYLAPDIESASAMVRAGRVAEAAGVKVAA; via the coding sequence ATGATCGAGATGATCCCCGGCACGGTGACGCTGTCCACGCTGGAAGATATCTACCGCAACCTGACCCCGGCCCGGCTGGATGCCTCGGCCCGTGCGCCGGTTGAGGCCGCAGCGCAGATGGTGGCTGATGCCGCTGCCGGAGAAGAAGCGGTCTATGGAATCAACACCGGCTTCGGCAAGCTGGCCTCGACCAAGATCGCACCGGCTGACACCGCCACCCTGCAGCGCAACCTGATCCTCAGCCATTGCTGCGGGGTAGGGGAGGCACTGCCGGAAGATAAAACCCGGCTGATGATGACGCTGAAGCTCCTGTCGATGGGCCGCGGCGCCTCCGGCGTGCGCTGGCTGGTGATCGACCAGATCGAACAGATGCTGGCGCGCGGCGTGGTGCCGGTGATCCCGTCGCAGGGCTCCGTCGGCGCCTCCGGCGATCTGGCGCCGCTGGCGCATATGGCGGCGGCGATGATCGGGGCAGGGGAGGCCACGTTCGAAGGCACCCGCATGTCCAGCCTTGAGGCTCTGAAAAAGGCCGGGTTAGAGCCTATTGTGCTGGGTCCCAAGGAAGGCCTGGGGCTGATCAACGGCACCCAGTTCTCCACCGCCTGCGCCTTGGCCGGTTTGTTTGACGCCTGGCGCATGGCAGAGGCCTCGATGGCGATTGCCGCGCTCACCACCGACGCTATCATGGGCTCCACCGCGCCGCTGGTCGCCGACATCCATTCCTTGCGCGGCCATGCCGGGCAGATCGATGTGGCCCGCGAAATGCGCGCGATCATGGATGGGTCCGAAATCCGCGAAAGCCACCGCGAGGATGACACCCGGGTGCAGGATCCTTACTGCATCCGCTGCCAGCCGCAGGTGGTGGGCGCGGCGCTGGACGTGCTGCGGATGGCCGCCAAAACGCTGGAGATCGAGGCCAACGCCGTAACCGACAACCCGCTGGTGCTGGTGAACGAAGGCCGCATCGTTTCAGGCGGCAACTTCCATGCTGAATACGTGGGCTTTGCGGCTGACCAGATCGCGCTGGCGGTGGCGGAAATCGGCGCCATCGCGCAGCGCCGGGTGGCGCTGATGGTCGATCCGACGCTGAGCCACGACCTGCCGCCGTTCCTGACGCCTGACCCGGGTCTCAACTCCGGCTTCATGATTGCCGAAGTGACCACCGCCGCGCTGATGAGCGAGAACAAGCACCTGGCCAACCCCTGCGTGACCGACTCGACGCCCACATCGGCCAACCAGGAGGACCACGTGTCGATGGCCGCCCATGGCGCGCTGCGTCTGGGACGGATGAACGCCAACCTGTCGGTGATCCTGGGCGTCGAAATGCTCTGTGCTGCGCAAGGGGTGGAGGCGCGTGCGCCGCTGCAGACCTCCGCGCGGCTGCAGGACGTGCTGGCAATGCTGCGGGCCGATATCCCCGCGCTGGCAGAGGACCGCTATCTGGCGCCGGATATTGAATCCGCCAGCGCCATGGTCCGCGCAGGCCGGGTTGCTGAGGCCGCTGGCGTGAAGGTGGCGGCATGA
- the hutI gene encoding imidazolonepropionase: MTGNYVLTGARLATMASSDTPYGLIDDGAVAVSGGKIVWAGPRQELSADNFPWKHVDLDGRLVTPGLIDCHTHIVFGGNRAMEFEMRLNGATYEEVARAGGGIVSTVSATREAALEDLVQGALPRLDALIAEGATVVEVKSGYGLDQTTELNMLRAARRLGELRPVTVKTTFLGAHATPAEYKGRDDDYIDQVCIPALRAAFAEGLVDAVDGFCENIAFAPAQIERVFTVAKELGLPVKLHAEQLSHQGGTALAAKYGALSVDHVEYATEDDARAMAASGSVAVILPGAFYTIRETQMPPVEHFRTHGVPMALATDCNPGSSPLTSLLLTMNMGCTLFRMTPEEALAGVTRHAARALGLTDRGEISAGMRADLAVWDVETPGELAYRIGFNPLYTRIYEGKQ; encoded by the coding sequence GTGACTGGCAACTATGTTCTGACAGGCGCCCGGCTGGCCACGATGGCCAGTTCCGATACGCCTTACGGGCTGATTGATGACGGTGCCGTTGCGGTCTCGGGCGGGAAAATCGTCTGGGCTGGGCCGCGGCAGGAATTGTCAGCTGACAATTTTCCCTGGAAGCATGTGGATCTGGACGGGCGGCTGGTGACACCGGGCCTGATCGACTGCCACACGCATATCGTCTTTGGCGGCAACCGGGCGATGGAGTTCGAGATGCGCCTCAACGGCGCCACGTATGAGGAAGTCGCAAGGGCAGGGGGCGGCATCGTCTCCACCGTGTCGGCCACCCGTGAGGCCGCGCTGGAGGATCTGGTGCAGGGCGCGCTGCCGCGGCTCGACGCGCTGATTGCTGAGGGTGCCACGGTGGTGGAGGTGAAATCCGGCTACGGGCTGGACCAGACCACCGAACTCAACATGCTGCGCGCCGCCCGCCGCCTGGGCGAATTGCGCCCGGTGACGGTGAAAACCACTTTCCTCGGCGCCCATGCCACCCCGGCGGAGTACAAGGGCCGGGACGATGATTATATTGATCAGGTCTGCATCCCCGCCCTGCGCGCCGCTTTTGCCGAGGGGCTGGTGGATGCGGTCGACGGCTTCTGCGAAAACATCGCCTTTGCGCCTGCCCAGATCGAACGGGTGTTCACGGTTGCCAAAGAACTTGGCCTGCCGGTGAAACTGCATGCCGAGCAGCTGAGCCACCAGGGCGGCACCGCATTGGCGGCAAAGTACGGCGCGTTGTCAGTCGATCACGTGGAATACGCCACCGAAGACGACGCCCGGGCGATGGCCGCCTCGGGTTCTGTTGCGGTGATCCTGCCGGGTGCGTTCTACACCATCCGCGAAACGCAGATGCCGCCGGTTGAACACTTCCGGACCCACGGCGTGCCGATGGCGCTGGCGACCGACTGCAACCCCGGCTCCTCGCCGCTGACCTCGCTTCTGCTGACGATGAACATGGGCTGCACCCTGTTCCGGATGACCCCGGAGGAGGCGCTGGCGGGTGTCACACGGCACGCAGCCCGGGCGCTGGGGCTGACGGACCGCGGAGAGATTTCCGCTGGGATGCGCGCCGATCTGGCGGTCTGGGACGTGGAAACGCCCGGCGAGCTCGCCTACCGCATCGGCTTCAACCCGCTTTACACCCGTATCTATGAGGGCAAACAATGA
- a CDS encoding MFS transporter: MLSILKYRTYRHLFLAQIVALTGTGLATVALGLLAFDLAGERAGVVLGTALTIKMVAYVTVAPIAAAWAEQVDRRRMLITLDMVRAAVAVCLPFVTEVWQVYLLIFVLQSASAGFTPAFQASIPDVLTEEKDYTQALSLSRMAYELESLISPMLAAALLVLVSSSTLFWGTAAGFAASALLLVSIVLPSPEPKAPRPIWQRTTRGIRNYLRTPRLRGLLAMNWVVSAMAAMVLVNTVVLVRAGLGHGESAVALALACFGGGSMLSAMLLPRLLERLPDRSVMLAGGALGSAALMGLALAALVQPLGFARLAIAWFVIGLGYSAVMTPSGRLLARSAHAADRPAIFAAQFTLSHACWLVFYPLSAWLMAAWGAGAAMLVLALLAAAGLIAAQHLWPADSGAPVAHEHPDLPPDHPHLQGGHPHAHPVIIDDLHPRMPRKEGH, from the coding sequence ATGCTCTCCATCCTGAAGTACCGGACCTACCGGCATCTCTTTCTGGCCCAGATCGTGGCCCTGACAGGCACGGGCCTGGCAACCGTGGCGCTTGGCCTTCTGGCCTTTGATCTGGCCGGGGAGCGCGCAGGCGTGGTGCTGGGCACCGCATTGACGATCAAAATGGTGGCCTATGTCACCGTAGCCCCCATCGCCGCCGCTTGGGCCGAACAGGTGGACCGCCGCCGGATGCTGATCACTCTGGACATGGTGCGGGCCGCAGTCGCCGTTTGCCTGCCGTTCGTCACGGAGGTCTGGCAGGTCTATTTGCTGATCTTCGTGCTGCAATCGGCCTCCGCCGGATTCACGCCCGCCTTTCAGGCCTCGATCCCAGATGTGCTGACAGAGGAGAAGGACTACACCCAGGCGCTGTCGCTGTCGCGGATGGCGTATGAACTGGAAAGCCTGATCAGCCCGATGCTGGCCGCGGCGCTGCTGGTTCTGGTCAGCTCCTCGACGCTGTTCTGGGGCACCGCGGCGGGGTTTGCGGCCTCCGCCTTGCTGCTCGTCTCCATCGTTCTGCCGTCGCCGGAACCCAAGGCGCCGCGGCCGATCTGGCAGCGCACCACCCGCGGCATCCGCAACTATCTGCGCACCCCGCGGCTGCGCGGGCTGCTGGCAATGAATTGGGTGGTGTCTGCGATGGCCGCGATGGTGCTGGTCAACACGGTGGTGCTGGTGCGCGCCGGGCTGGGGCATGGCGAAAGCGCAGTGGCGCTGGCGCTGGCCTGTTTCGGCGGCGGCTCGATGCTGTCGGCCATGCTGCTGCCGCGGCTACTGGAGCGTCTGCCGGACCGCAGCGTGATGCTGGCAGGCGGCGCATTGGGAAGTGCTGCGCTGATGGGGCTGGCATTGGCCGCGCTGGTTCAGCCGCTGGGGTTTGCACGGCTGGCAATCGCCTGGTTCGTGATCGGCTTGGGCTACTCTGCTGTGATGACCCCTTCGGGGCGGCTGCTGGCGCGCTCGGCCCATGCAGCGGACCGCCCGGCCATCTTTGCCGCGCAGTTCACCCTTTCGCATGCCTGCTGGCTGGTCTTCTATCCGCTGTCGGCCTGGCTGATGGCGGCCTGGGGGGCAGGGGCGGCGATGCTGGTTTTGGCGCTGCTGGCCGCTGCCGGGCTGATCGCGGCGCAGCACCTGTGGCCCGCGGACAGTGGCGCGCCGGTTGCGCATGAGCACCCGGACCTGCCGCCGGATCACCCGCACTTGCAGGGCGGCCACCCGCATGCGCATCCGGTCATCATCGACGATCTGCACCCTCGGATGCCGCGGAAAGAGGGACACTAG
- the repC gene encoding plasmid replication protein RepC — MEQASQIAFGRQDPCGRLAGTHDKWDLLAALTHAAAEFELSHRTLGVLKALLTFFPERALPAEADSAIVFPSNRRLMERLNGMPESTLRRHLAALTRLGIVSRKNSPNRKRYARRVGGDTAMAFGFDLSPLARHAARIFGAALNAKERTEHLAVLRDRVAVLRQELLDIADETAETLLDASRKLLRRKPCEAELSAMADLLRAEIASRTPEETPQAPLPAAGKMSGPVSQNERHIQDSVKNDSDSEEPQAKAPCPQPHATDGKAGNTENASDLAKVLRACPEVQAYYPGELRSWQDADRIAETLSPMMGIEMPVLSDARAAMGRKDAATAVICMLEKLGTIRSPGAYLRRLAQKARAGQFSTAPMLNALLQAGNRAEIAS; from the coding sequence ATGGAACAGGCGTCCCAAATCGCATTTGGGCGGCAGGATCCGTGCGGCCGGCTGGCGGGTACTCACGACAAGTGGGACCTTCTGGCTGCGCTGACGCACGCCGCCGCGGAATTTGAACTGAGCCACCGCACCCTTGGCGTCCTGAAGGCGCTGCTGACGTTTTTCCCGGAGCGCGCTTTGCCTGCAGAAGCGGACAGCGCCATCGTGTTCCCGTCGAACCGCAGGCTGATGGAGCGCTTGAACGGGATGCCCGAAAGCACCCTGCGCCGCCACCTGGCCGCCCTCACCCGGCTCGGCATTGTCAGCCGGAAAAACAGCCCCAACCGCAAACGCTACGCGCGCCGGGTTGGCGGGGACACCGCGATGGCGTTCGGCTTCGATCTCTCTCCCCTCGCCCGCCATGCCGCCCGGATCTTCGGTGCCGCCTTGAACGCCAAGGAACGCACCGAGCACCTGGCCGTTCTGCGGGACCGCGTTGCCGTGCTGCGGCAGGAGCTGCTGGACATTGCCGATGAGACGGCAGAGACACTGCTGGACGCGTCCCGCAAACTGCTGCGCCGCAAGCCCTGCGAAGCCGAACTCTCCGCAATGGCAGATCTCCTGCGCGCGGAAATTGCCAGCCGGACACCGGAGGAAACCCCGCAAGCTCCCCTGCCCGCTGCAGGCAAAATGAGCGGCCCCGTCAGCCAGAATGAGCGGCACATACAGGATTCAGTAAAAAATGATTCTGACTCTGAAGAGCCGCAGGCCAAAGCGCCCTGCCCTCAACCGCATGCCACAGACGGCAAGGCAGGCAATACAGAGAATGCAAGTGATCTGGCCAAGGTCCTGCGTGCCTGCCCAGAGGTTCAGGCCTACTATCCCGGCGAGCTGCGCAGCTGGCAGGATGCCGACCGCATTGCCGAAACCCTGTCGCCGATGATGGGGATCGAGATGCCGGTGCTGAGCGACGCCCGTGCCGCCATGGGCCGCAAGGACGCGGCAACAGCGGTGATCTGCATGCTGGAGAAACTCGGCACCATCCGCAGCCCCGGCGCCTATCTGCGGCGTCTGGCTCAGAAAGCGCGCGCGGGCCAGTTTTCCACCGCACCGATGCTGAATGCGCTGCTGCAGGCGGGGAACCGGGCGGAGATTGCCAGCTGA
- the repB gene encoding plasmid partitioning protein RepB, with protein sequence MARKGILSTALGSPAASAGGPKPKMMPRGAVGALQSSLSKLQESAVQEIDAALIDDAGYEDRLGLDGAALNQLKESLRTYGQQVPVLLRPHPKAPGRFEIVYGRRRLMALRELGLPVKAMVRQLDDHALVMAQGQENTSRLDLSFIEKASFAAQLQNDGYDRPTIAAALSIDLPMVSRMLKVGTAFELPFLRAIGSAPGVGRDRWMMLVKLFQDPAARARAITRTHRPDFTTYDSDGRFEAVLTHAQGVSQEVKAPPAPPKSRALPGSNGAAVAGIKTTAKGITLTISGKDTPGFDAWFDENAEEIMAELHGRWQKDQPEQPED encoded by the coding sequence ATGGCACGCAAAGGCATTCTCAGCACGGCACTCGGCAGCCCGGCAGCATCCGCTGGCGGGCCGAAACCCAAGATGATGCCGCGCGGCGCGGTCGGGGCGCTGCAATCCTCGCTCAGCAAGCTGCAGGAAAGCGCGGTGCAGGAAATCGACGCCGCGCTGATCGACGACGCGGGCTACGAGGACCGTCTGGGCCTGGACGGTGCCGCGCTTAACCAGCTGAAGGAGAGCCTGCGGACCTATGGCCAGCAGGTTCCGGTGCTGCTGCGCCCGCACCCCAAGGCGCCCGGGCGGTTCGAAATCGTTTATGGCCGCCGCCGCCTGATGGCGCTGCGGGAGCTTGGCCTGCCAGTGAAGGCGATGGTGCGGCAGTTGGACGACCACGCGCTTGTGATGGCGCAGGGACAGGAAAACACCTCGCGCCTGGATCTCAGCTTTATTGAAAAGGCCTCCTTTGCGGCGCAGCTGCAGAACGACGGCTATGACCGGCCGACAATTGCCGCGGCGCTGTCGATCGACCTGCCGATGGTGTCGCGGATGCTGAAGGTCGGCACCGCGTTTGAGCTGCCCTTCCTGCGGGCCATCGGCTCTGCCCCCGGCGTCGGCCGCGACCGCTGGATGATGCTGGTCAAGCTGTTCCAGGACCCCGCCGCGCGGGCCCGGGCCATCACCCGGACACACCGGCCGGATTTCACCACCTATGATTCCGACGGAAGGTTCGAGGCGGTTCTGACCCATGCCCAGGGCGTGAGCCAGGAGGTGAAAGCCCCCCCTGCCCCGCCGAAATCCCGCGCCTTGCCGGGCAGCAACGGCGCCGCAGTGGCAGGCATCAAGACAACCGCCAAGGGCATCACCCTGACGATCTCCGGCAAGGACACACCCGGCTTTGACGCCTGGTTCGACGAAAACGCAGAAGAGATCATGGCAGAGCTTCACGGCCGCTGGCAAAAAGACCAGCCCGAGCAGCCGGAAGACTGA